From the genome of Cytobacillus firmus, one region includes:
- a CDS encoding M20 family metallopeptidase, with the protein MTAPVKALSELKEVIKKNVDDNKELYLSASHQIHANPEIGNEEFFASGLLSGILEQEGFDVERAVAGHETAFLARKKSAKPGPSIAFLAEYDALPGLGHGCGHNIIGTTSVAAAIALSKVIDETGGEAVVLGTPAEEGGPNGSAKGSFVKHGLLEGIDAALMVHPSNHTRLTSSSLAVDPLDFEFIGKPAHAAASPEEGINALDAVIQLFNGINALRQQLKDDVRIHGIITHGGDAPNIIPEYAKARFFIRASTRTGLNEVTRKVKAVAEGAALATGAKLNVIAFQNQVDNLLLNKTYDQVFKEVIEDLGETVVEGDRDGIGSTDAGNISQVVPTIHPYIKIGADDLVAHTVPFREAAASEKGDEALITGAKGLALTAFKLVTDPELLKSIQQEFLERKAAE; encoded by the coding sequence ATGACGGCACCTGTAAAAGCACTATCCGAACTGAAAGAAGTAATCAAGAAGAATGTTGATGATAACAAGGAACTTTACCTTTCCGCAAGCCACCAGATCCATGCAAACCCGGAAATAGGGAATGAGGAGTTTTTTGCCTCGGGCTTGCTTTCAGGCATTCTTGAGCAGGAAGGATTTGATGTAGAGCGGGCAGTGGCCGGTCATGAAACAGCTTTCCTGGCCCGGAAAAAATCCGCTAAGCCGGGGCCGTCCATTGCTTTCCTTGCAGAATACGATGCCCTTCCCGGGCTGGGCCATGGATGCGGCCACAATATTATCGGCACGACAAGTGTGGCAGCAGCCATTGCATTGAGCAAGGTTATTGATGAGACCGGAGGAGAAGCAGTAGTATTGGGGACCCCGGCGGAAGAAGGCGGGCCAAATGGAAGTGCAAAAGGAAGCTTTGTGAAGCATGGATTGCTTGAAGGCATTGATGCCGCCCTTATGGTTCATCCATCAAACCATACCCGCCTGACCAGTTCATCACTGGCAGTTGATCCGCTTGACTTCGAATTTATCGGAAAGCCTGCCCATGCAGCAGCTTCACCGGAGGAAGGAATCAATGCTCTGGATGCAGTTATTCAGCTGTTCAACGGAATAAATGCTCTCCGTCAGCAATTGAAGGATGATGTGCGAATCCATGGAATTATTACTCATGGCGGGGATGCACCAAATATTATCCCTGAGTATGCAAAAGCCAGATTCTTCATCCGTGCTTCAACCAGAACAGGTTTAAATGAGGTAACAAGGAAGGTTAAAGCTGTCGCAGAAGGCGCAGCCCTGGCAACAGGAGCCAAGCTGAATGTGATTGCTTTTCAAAACCAAGTAGATAACCTGCTGTTAAACAAAACATATGACCAGGTGTTTAAAGAAGTGATTGAAGACTTGGGGGAAACCGTAGTGGAAGGGGACCGGGATGGAATTGGTTCGACGGATGCCGGCAACATCAGCCAGGTGGTGCCAACCATTCATCCTTATATTAAAATTGGTGCGGATGATCTTGTTGCCCATACAGTTCCGTTCCGGGAAGCCGCCGCATCTGAAAAAGGTGATGAAGCGCTGATAACAGGAGCAAAGGGGCTGGCTCTCACAGCATTCAAGCTGGTAACGGACCCGGAACTGCTTAAATCCATTCAACAGGAATTTTTAGAGCGAAAAGCTGCTGAATAA
- a CDS encoding MetQ/NlpA family ABC transporter substrate-binding protein, whose amino-acid sequence MKKLFLSFIILALAVFTAACSSTTGGEETKKVKLGVSGSDTRIWDFIAEKAEKEGIEIEVVTFSDYVQPNVALAEGDLDVNAFQTVAYFDTFIKEHNMDLTPIATTVLAPMGLYSEKVKSVGDIPEGGKIAIPNDASNGGRALLLLEEAGLIKLSEDYDGNLDLNKIVENKKNLEFVEMVSAQTPRALPDVSASVINNGIAVDAGFNPTKDSVFIESETATPYVNIIAVRTEDKDNKTLKRIAELYQEDDVADFITKEYDGSMIPTFIPLSDIGW is encoded by the coding sequence ATGAAAAAACTATTTTTATCATTCATTATTTTAGCATTGGCTGTGTTCACTGCGGCATGCTCAAGCACAACTGGCGGAGAAGAAACAAAGAAGGTTAAATTGGGCGTCAGCGGATCAGATACACGCATCTGGGACTTTATTGCAGAAAAGGCTGAAAAGGAAGGCATTGAAATTGAGGTTGTTACATTCTCTGATTATGTACAGCCAAACGTTGCTCTTGCAGAAGGTGATCTTGATGTAAATGCATTCCAGACAGTCGCTTATTTCGACACTTTTATTAAAGAGCATAATATGGATCTTACACCGATTGCGACAACTGTTTTAGCACCAATGGGTCTTTATTCTGAGAAAGTAAAATCTGTAGGAGACATTCCGGAAGGCGGCAAGATCGCCATTCCAAATGATGCTTCTAATGGCGGAAGAGCCCTTCTTTTACTGGAGGAAGCCGGCCTGATCAAATTATCCGAGGACTATGACGGAAATCTGGACTTGAATAAAATCGTTGAAAACAAGAAGAACCTTGAATTTGTAGAAATGGTATCAGCGCAGACGCCGCGTGCCCTTCCAGATGTCTCTGCATCTGTAATCAATAACGGAATTGCTGTAGATGCAGGCTTTAACCCAACTAAGGATTCAGTTTTTATTGAAAGCGAAACCGCTACACCTTATGTAAATATCATTGCTGTCAGAACAGAAGACAAGGATAACAAAACGCTTAAGAGAATTGCAGAACTTTACCAGGAAGATGATGTAGCTGATTTCATCACGAAAGAATATGACGGAAGCATGATCCCGACTTTCATCCCATTAAGTGATATTGGCTGGTAA
- a CDS encoding methionine ABC transporter permease produces the protein MLVNQEKIIEALIETVQMVAFSLLFSALIGLPLGILLVVTRKGHLLENTVVFNIINSIINIFRSVPFIILMVAIIPITRMIVGTSIGTAAAVVPLVFYAGPYIARLIENSLLEVDPGVIEAAEAMGATPGQIILKFLIPEALSSLVLGFTIATIGLVGASAMAGAVGGGGLGDLAITYGYQRFDTTVMLITVAILVVMVQGLQSFGNILSKKIRRR, from the coding sequence GTGCTAGTTAACCAGGAAAAAATCATCGAAGCCTTAATCGAAACGGTCCAAATGGTGGCATTCTCCTTGCTGTTTTCAGCTCTTATCGGACTGCCGCTTGGCATTTTGCTTGTTGTGACAAGGAAAGGGCATCTGCTGGAAAACACCGTTGTTTTTAACATTATAAACAGCATTATTAATATTTTCAGATCAGTCCCATTCATCATTTTAATGGTAGCCATCATCCCAATCACCAGAATGATTGTCGGAACATCGATTGGAACTGCTGCAGCCGTAGTGCCGCTCGTCTTTTATGCAGGACCATACATTGCGAGATTAATAGAAAATTCATTACTTGAGGTTGATCCGGGAGTCATTGAAGCGGCAGAAGCAATGGGAGCGACACCGGGACAGATTATCCTTAAATTCCTGATTCCGGAAGCACTCAGTTCGCTGGTATTAGGCTTCACCATTGCGACAATCGGTCTGGTCGGAGCATCAGCCATGGCCGGGGCAGTCGGAGGCGGCGGCCTTGGTGACCTTGCCATTACATACGGCTATCAGAGATTCGATACAACCGTCATGCTGATTACCGTTGCAATCTTAGTGGTCATGGTTCAAGGCCTGCAGTCATTCGGAAATATTTTATCCAAAAAAATCAGAAGAAGATAA
- a CDS encoding methionine ABC transporter ATP-binding protein yields the protein MIEFQNLKKVYESGGQQVAALDGIDLKINKGEIFGVIGFSGAGKSSLIRCVNWLEKPTSGKVIVSGHDLTALSVREIREVKRNIGMVFQHFNLLNSKTVFANVAMPLTLAKIPKDEIKQRVHELLEFVGLADKANSYPDQLSGGQKQRIGIARALATQPSILLCDEATSALDPQTTSSILQLLKKINKEYNITILIITHEMSVIREICDRVAVIEAGRIIEEGTVFNVFSSPKTPTAKNFVSTVMNDQIPDSIKQVIEKQEGLQKVFRINFVGNSAGQPLLSQVAKKFNIDFNVLFGNITELQGTPFGNLIVEFQGPDSEIRRAIQYISQEKVSIKEVTSRAS from the coding sequence ATGATAGAGTTTCAGAATTTAAAGAAGGTCTATGAAAGCGGAGGTCAGCAGGTAGCTGCTCTGGATGGAATAGATTTAAAGATTAATAAGGGTGAGATTTTCGGGGTGATCGGCTTCAGCGGTGCGGGAAAGAGTTCTTTGATCCGCTGTGTCAATTGGCTGGAGAAGCCGACTTCAGGAAAGGTCATTGTCAGCGGACATGATCTGACGGCTTTATCTGTAAGAGAAATTCGTGAAGTGAAAAGAAACATCGGGATGGTCTTTCAGCATTTTAACCTTTTAAACTCCAAAACCGTGTTTGCCAATGTGGCGATGCCGCTCACACTGGCTAAGATCCCTAAGGATGAAATAAAACAGCGTGTCCATGAACTGTTAGAATTCGTGGGGCTTGCCGACAAGGCGAATAGCTATCCCGATCAGCTGTCAGGCGGGCAAAAGCAGCGGATCGGAATTGCCAGGGCGCTGGCAACACAGCCTTCCATTCTATTATGTGATGAAGCAACCTCAGCTCTGGATCCGCAGACAACCAGCTCGATCCTGCAGCTGCTGAAAAAAATAAATAAAGAATACAACATTACCATTCTGATCATTACCCATGAAATGTCTGTAATCAGGGAAATCTGTGACCGTGTCGCTGTCATAGAGGCAGGAAGAATTATTGAAGAAGGAACCGTCTTCAATGTCTTTTCTTCACCAAAAACCCCAACAGCGAAAAACTTTGTCAGCACGGTTATGAATGATCAAATACCTGACTCCATTAAGCAAGTGATTGAAAAACAGGAGGGGCTTCAAAAGGTATTTAGAATCAACTTTGTCGGAAACTCTGCCGGACAGCCGCTGCTTTCTCAGGTTGCCAAAAAGTTTAATATCGACTTCAACGTCCTGTTTGGAAATATTACTGAACTGCAGGGAACTCCATTTGGCAACCTGATTGTCGAATTCCAGGGTCCGGACAGTGAAATCAGGCGTGCTATTCAGTACATCAGCCAGGAAAAAGTTTCAATAAAGGAAGTGACATCACGTGCTAGTTAA
- a CDS encoding DMT family transporter, whose product MANKKFMIIGAHSSIIILWASAFPGIRAGLESYSPEHLALFRLLIGSIALGVLALVTKMRLPDIRDLPAIFMLGFLGFTVYHTALNMGEKTVSAGPASLIVSMTPIFSAALAALFLRERFGRVRWIGSAVSFAGAALISLGTGGGFVIQTGTLFVLLASISESIYFVFQTKYLNKYGFLSFTSYTVWAGTAFMLVYIPGLGNEIFHASAESTLSVLYLGIFPTVIPYIALAFLASIGGASEAVSSLYLTPAMAFVIAWVWLGEVPAMLSIMGGMFALAGVVIIHRKDSSKKVTEIYENESSENI is encoded by the coding sequence ATGGCAAATAAAAAATTTATGATTATCGGGGCGCATAGTTCTATTATCATTCTCTGGGCATCCGCATTCCCGGGAATCCGGGCTGGGCTTGAATCGTACTCACCGGAACACCTTGCCCTTTTCAGGCTATTAATTGGCTCCATTGCACTTGGTGTCCTCGCACTGGTGACGAAGATGCGCCTTCCGGATATAAGGGATCTTCCTGCTATTTTTATGCTGGGATTCCTTGGTTTTACGGTTTATCATACAGCACTGAATATGGGGGAAAAAACAGTAAGCGCAGGGCCGGCAAGCTTGATTGTCTCAATGACTCCAATCTTTTCGGCTGCTTTGGCTGCTTTATTTTTAAGGGAAAGGTTTGGAAGAGTAAGGTGGATTGGTTCCGCTGTCAGTTTTGCGGGTGCCGCACTAATATCGCTTGGTACAGGAGGCGGGTTTGTGATCCAAACCGGTACTTTATTCGTCCTCCTTGCTTCCATTTCAGAAAGCATCTATTTCGTGTTTCAGACTAAATATTTAAATAAATACGGATTTTTGTCATTTACATCATATACAGTATGGGCAGGGACTGCTTTTATGCTGGTTTATATTCCCGGGCTCGGAAATGAGATCTTTCATGCTTCGGCCGAATCCACTTTAAGTGTCCTCTATTTGGGGATTTTTCCGACGGTAATTCCATATATTGCCCTGGCTTTTCTTGCATCCATAGGGGGAGCGTCTGAAGCGGTGAGCTCTCTATATCTGACTCCAGCAATGGCGTTTGTCATTGCGTGGGTTTGGCTGGGGGAGGTGCCGGCTATGTTATCCATTATGGGTGGGATGTTCGCTCTAGCAGGTGTGGTGATTATTCACCGTAAAGATAGCTCTAAAAAAGTTACGGAAATTTATGAAAATGAATCAAGTGAAAATATTTGA
- a CDS encoding PLP-dependent aminotransferase family protein, with the protein MDKAQLPKYQQVMETIKGKISKGEWPIGSKIPSQRKLAEEFGVNRSTIITALEELAADGLLEGKTGVGTKVINNTWTLLSSRQSASWSEYIDTGIHRASEKIVQEINDLEMDPAFIQLSKGELSPEIFPVQTMQKVLKEAADELSELGYEEPKGFLPLRQAVSEYLAASGIFTSPSSILIVSGGLQALQLVSLGLVQRGAPVFLEKPSYLYSLQLFRSSGMNLKGLPMDKEGIITKSISLKKYEKGKSILYTIPSYHNPTGILMTEKRRRELLDVCRIEQLPIVEDDIYRELWLDEKPPPPLKAMDKNGQVLYMGSLSKTLSPGLRIGWVAAPEPVIDRLADLKMQTDYGSSSLSQRVAEKWLSTGLYQKHMENVREKLRIRRNTALDALDAHLSGIAEWNSPEGGFFIWLKVPSNIPIRSLYRQAISRKLLMNPGSIYSDGPNHYIRISYAYAPLGELEEGIFILGEEIKKLL; encoded by the coding sequence ATGGACAAAGCACAATTGCCAAAATATCAGCAAGTTATGGAAACGATTAAAGGAAAGATTTCCAAAGGAGAATGGCCAATCGGAAGTAAAATTCCAAGCCAGCGGAAACTGGCTGAAGAGTTTGGAGTAAACCGAAGCACCATTATCACTGCTCTGGAAGAACTTGCAGCAGATGGATTACTAGAGGGGAAAACGGGGGTCGGCACAAAGGTTATTAATAATACATGGACTCTGCTCTCTTCCAGGCAGTCTGCCAGCTGGAGCGAGTATATCGATACAGGGATACACAGAGCCAGCGAAAAAATCGTTCAGGAAATTAATGACTTAGAAATGGACCCCGCTTTTATACAGCTCAGCAAAGGAGAGCTTTCCCCAGAAATTTTCCCTGTACAAACAATGCAGAAAGTTCTAAAGGAAGCTGCTGATGAATTGAGTGAACTCGGTTATGAGGAACCAAAAGGGTTTTTGCCATTAAGACAGGCAGTCAGTGAGTATTTGGCAGCATCCGGAATCTTCACTTCTCCTTCCTCGATACTTATTGTTTCGGGAGGGCTGCAGGCACTGCAGCTTGTTTCACTCGGACTTGTGCAAAGAGGGGCACCCGTATTTCTGGAAAAGCCCTCTTACCTATATTCTTTACAGCTTTTCCGGTCTTCTGGCATGAATTTAAAAGGATTGCCAATGGATAAGGAGGGAATTATCACGAAAAGCATCTCTTTGAAGAAATACGAAAAAGGGAAATCCATTTTATACACGATTCCTTCCTATCATAATCCTACTGGAATTTTAATGACAGAAAAAAGAAGGAGGGAACTGCTTGATGTGTGCAGAATAGAACAGCTGCCAATTGTGGAAGATGATATTTACCGTGAGCTATGGCTTGATGAAAAGCCTCCGCCGCCATTAAAAGCAATGGACAAAAACGGCCAGGTCCTTTATATGGGAAGCTTGTCAAAAACATTGAGCCCCGGACTTCGAATAGGCTGGGTAGCAGCACCTGAACCTGTTATCGACCGGCTTGCCGATCTTAAAATGCAGACTGACTATGGTTCAAGTTCACTTTCACAAAGGGTAGCTGAAAAATGGCTGTCCACCGGCCTCTATCAAAAGCATATGGAAAATGTACGTGAGAAGTTAAGAATTCGTCGTAATACTGCCCTGGATGCATTAGATGCTCACTTGTCCGGGATAGCAGAATGGAATTCTCCAGAAGGAGGTTTTTTTATATGGCTGAAAGTACCGTCCAATATTCCAATTCGAAGTCTCTATCGGCAGGCTATTTCAAGAAAGCTGCTGATGAATCCAGGCAGCATATACAGTGACGGACCGAATCATTATATACGGATTTCGTATGCTTATGCCCCGCTGGGGGAACTGGAGGAAGGGATATTCATCCTTGGAGAGGAAATAAAAAAGCTCCTGTGA
- a CDS encoding PAS domain-containing sensor histidine kinase, with protein sequence MIRTENPADLFADKVEARNMQLAIQHSSDVIARVTKEGIALYVSPSCLPTLGYSPQDFYRSSLYSYCHPNDRDLLRDALAELEQLPHNRETFRFRHKEGHYLWLEANFSVINDDKEMICIIRDMTQRIIMEEEILETQEKYRFLVEYSKDTIGMVTQKGIWTYINNEGKKLFGYTSIKEMIGTSLHDYTPPSDHSTLDDFLQTKLSVNFELNLIRTDGQLRKAEVQLIPTTFKNRKVYQIIIKDVTGQKKTEEKLQNAEKLSVVGQLAAGIAHEIRNPLTAIKGFTQLLYEEHKDNFAEVILNELERIEGIVNDLLVLAKPQITEMEETCLTNVVKSVITLLNSQAVMENILIELTQSPGEFFVNCEKDKIKQVLINIIKNSMEAMPMGGKINVDIRQEDHSVIITVEDEGIGIPEERLDKLGEPFYSTKEKGTGLGIMICKKIIKNHGGNLYIHSRENEGTTVRITLPLA encoded by the coding sequence ATGATTAGGACCGAGAATCCGGCAGATTTATTCGCGGACAAAGTCGAAGCGAGGAATATGCAGCTGGCCATTCAGCATTCCAGCGACGTAATTGCAAGAGTGACAAAAGAAGGCATTGCTTTATATGTCTCCCCTTCCTGCCTGCCCACACTGGGGTATTCACCGCAGGATTTTTACCGGAGCAGCCTTTACTCATACTGCCATCCAAATGACCGGGATCTTCTAAGAGATGCACTGGCCGAGCTCGAACAGCTTCCGCATAATCGGGAGACTTTTCGTTTCAGGCATAAGGAAGGACATTATTTGTGGCTGGAAGCCAATTTTTCAGTCATTAATGACGATAAAGAAATGATTTGCATTATCCGGGATATGACACAGAGAATTATCATGGAAGAGGAAATTCTTGAAACACAGGAGAAGTACCGTTTTTTGGTGGAGTACTCCAAGGATACGATCGGAATGGTGACTCAAAAGGGGATTTGGACCTATATCAACAATGAAGGGAAGAAGCTCTTCGGGTACACGAGCATCAAAGAGATGATCGGCACCTCCCTCCACGACTACACTCCTCCTTCAGATCATTCCACCCTCGATGATTTTCTGCAAACAAAGCTGAGCGTGAATTTTGAGCTTAATCTGATCCGGACTGACGGACAATTAAGAAAAGCCGAAGTCCAGCTGATTCCAACCACTTTCAAGAACAGAAAGGTCTACCAGATCATTATCAAAGATGTAACCGGACAAAAGAAGACTGAAGAAAAGCTGCAGAATGCTGAAAAACTTTCCGTGGTCGGCCAGCTTGCGGCAGGCATTGCCCATGAAATCCGCAACCCGCTTACAGCCATAAAAGGCTTTACACAGTTATTATACGAAGAACATAAGGACAATTTCGCAGAGGTTATTCTAAATGAGCTGGAGCGGATTGAAGGGATTGTCAATGACCTGCTCGTTCTTGCCAAACCTCAAATAACCGAAATGGAAGAAACCTGCCTGACAAACGTAGTAAAGAGTGTGATTACTCTTTTAAACAGCCAGGCAGTCATGGAAAATATTCTGATCGAATTAACTCAGTCACCCGGCGAATTCTTTGTGAATTGTGAAAAAGATAAAATTAAACAGGTGCTGATAAACATCATTAAAAACTCAATGGAAGCCATGCCAATGGGCGGCAAAATAAACGTCGATATCCGCCAGGAGGACCATTCTGTCATCATCACCGTCGAGGATGAAGGAATCGGCATACCGGAAGAACGCCTCGACAAACTGGGAGAGCCGTTTTACAGCACAAAAGAAAAAGGGACAGGCCTTGGCATCATGATCTGCAAAAAAATCATTAAAAACCACGGCGGAAACCTATACATCCACAGCAGGGAAAATGAAGGCACAACGGTCCGGATTACACTGCCGCTTGCCTGA
- a CDS encoding NRDE family protein: MCLILFAYKAHPKYKLIVAANRDEFYERPTAPAHFWEDHPHILAGRDLRKMGTWMGITKNGRFAALTNYRDPNEVTEGKRSRGDLVGDFLIGSASPADFMNRASEHRSSYPGYNLLAGNLEELFYYSNVEDRVELLQPGIYGVSNHVLDTEWPKVKKGKEGLSALLDNAEGSLTEELFTLLRNADPAPDELLPKTGVSLEWERMLSPLFIKSDGYGTRSSTVLLMSKDEIFYKERIHIGDERQEQEFILQK, translated from the coding sequence ATGTGTCTAATCCTTTTCGCATACAAAGCCCATCCGAAATATAAGCTGATTGTTGCAGCCAATCGCGACGAATTTTACGAGCGTCCGACTGCACCTGCACATTTTTGGGAGGACCATCCCCACATTCTCGCCGGACGTGATTTGAGGAAGATGGGAACGTGGATGGGTATCACTAAGAATGGCAGATTTGCAGCTCTGACAAATTACCGTGATCCAAATGAAGTGACAGAAGGCAAGAGGTCAAGAGGGGATCTGGTGGGGGACTTTTTGATAGGCAGTGCTTCGCCTGCTGACTTTATGAACAGAGCATCTGAACATCGCAGCAGCTATCCCGGCTACAATCTGCTGGCGGGAAACTTGGAGGAACTCTTTTATTATTCGAACGTGGAGGATAGGGTAGAGTTGCTTCAGCCGGGGATATACGGGGTCAGCAATCATGTGCTCGATACCGAATGGCCAAAGGTAAAAAAAGGGAAGGAGGGCTTATCTGCTCTATTAGATAATGCAGAGGGAAGCTTAACAGAGGAACTGTTCACACTTCTCCGGAATGCAGATCCTGCCCCGGATGAGCTGCTTCCGAAAACAGGAGTTTCACTTGAATGGGAACGGATGCTGTCTCCATTATTTATCAAAAGCGATGGCTACGGAACCAGGAGTTCAACTGTGCTGCTGATGTCAAAGGACGAGATTTTTTACAAGGAAAGGATACATATTGGGGATGAGAGGCAGGAACAGGAGTTCATCCTTCAAAAATAA
- a CDS encoding AI-2E family transporter, with amino-acid sequence MAKKKLQYWTLQLLIILTIIYVSTKISFLFEPVGIFVSTLFFPIIISGFLYFLLNPLVRLLQRYKVPRTAAILIIYAAVIGLVMLVIGNIAPLISRQVTELFNDLPGYAKTTRDFVTSMSNTEEFKWFLTQDYILLEEIEARIMEYANTLPSRVTQGVAGIVSLVTNIAITIVTVPFLLFYMFKDGDKFPAAVSKFLPVAYREEGVKTLKETGETLSSYIQGQITVALFVGTLSFIGYLIIDLPYALVMALIVAITNIIPYVGPFLGGAPAVIVALFDSPTKALLVVVVIVIAQQVEGNVLSPLILGKTLNTHPATIIILLLVAGNLAGILGMILAIPTYAVTKTIVLNTIRFLRARKAARLEETVT; translated from the coding sequence GTGGCAAAGAAAAAATTGCAGTACTGGACTTTGCAATTGCTGATTATCTTAACCATTATCTATGTATCAACAAAAATTTCTTTTCTGTTTGAACCGGTTGGCATCTTTGTATCTACTCTCTTTTTCCCAATCATTATATCAGGGTTTCTGTATTTCCTATTGAATCCGCTGGTCAGATTGCTGCAGCGCTATAAGGTGCCAAGGACGGCAGCTATTTTAATCATTTATGCAGCTGTTATCGGTTTAGTGATGCTGGTGATTGGCAACATTGCTCCGCTTATCAGCAGACAGGTGACTGAATTATTCAACGACCTGCCGGGATATGCAAAAACGACAAGAGACTTTGTCACTTCAATGTCTAACACTGAAGAGTTTAAATGGTTTTTGACGCAGGACTACATATTGCTTGAAGAAATTGAAGCCCGCATTATGGAATATGCCAATACCCTCCCAAGCCGTGTGACGCAGGGGGTAGCAGGAATTGTCAGCCTGGTCACCAATATTGCGATCACGATTGTAACGGTGCCATTCCTGTTGTTTTATATGTTCAAAGATGGCGATAAGTTTCCTGCCGCCGTTTCAAAGTTTCTTCCTGTTGCTTACAGAGAAGAAGGGGTTAAAACCCTTAAGGAAACAGGCGAAACCCTTTCTTCTTACATTCAGGGGCAGATTACTGTTGCGCTGTTTGTAGGGACACTATCATTTATCGGTTATTTAATCATCGATCTGCCTTATGCGCTGGTTATGGCGCTGATTGTGGCCATCACAAATATCATTCCTTATGTCGGACCATTTCTTGGCGGTGCCCCGGCCGTAATCGTCGCACTTTTTGACTCTCCGACTAAGGCCCTTCTGGTTGTCGTGGTCATCGTGATTGCCCAGCAGGTTGAAGGGAACGTGCTGTCACCGCTGATTCTCGGCAAAACCTTAAACACACATCCGGCCACCATCATTATCCTATTGCTGGTTGCAGGCAACCTTGCCGGAATTCTTGGTATGATCCTGGCGATTCCTACCTATGCTGTGACTAAAACGATTGTTTTAAATACAATACGGTTTTTAAGGGCGAGGAAAGCAGCTCGGCTCGAGGAGACGGTTACGTGA
- a CDS encoding glycosyltransferase family 4 protein: MKIGINLLTLTQERFGGVEQYIKNLIAHLADSGENLTLFLFLSKKMKNIFPPHEKIQIRTVKDPAQIHECIRQCQLDLWFCPVHKSYIPNIRVPCIVTIHDVLHTAYPDFVQGGREENNRYYHQFAPSFNKVITVSAFSRNAIANQLSIPKEKIHAIHPSAPAIFDKVPADVIRKKVKQKYQLPETYAIYPSSFNPHKNHQNLLKAILILREKYKTFLPLVLTGYADKKSGIYRSVWLFIKEHSLENQIRVLGYIKPDEMPSLYWNSSFLVFPSLYEGFGIPLVEALKAQRPIVCSNRGSIPEIAGDAALYFNPESPEEMALKMKEMLNPLIRERLREEGRLRSQQFSWKKTAEETLHVFRSVIKKR; encoded by the coding sequence ATGAAGATCGGAATTAATCTGCTCACTCTCACACAAGAGCGTTTTGGAGGTGTAGAACAGTATATAAAGAATTTGATTGCCCATCTTGCTGACAGCGGAGAAAACCTTACCTTATTCCTTTTTCTCAGTAAGAAGATGAAGAATATTTTTCCCCCACATGAAAAAATTCAAATCCGAACGGTAAAAGACCCGGCTCAAATTCATGAATGCATCCGGCAATGCCAGCTGGACCTCTGGTTTTGTCCGGTGCACAAATCGTATATTCCAAATATTCGTGTTCCCTGCATTGTAACGATTCATGATGTTCTTCATACAGCATATCCCGATTTTGTACAGGGAGGACGAGAAGAAAATAACCGGTACTATCATCAATTTGCCCCGTCTTTTAATAAAGTGATTACAGTCTCGGCCTTTTCCAGGAATGCCATTGCTAATCAGCTCTCTATCCCAAAAGAGAAGATTCATGCCATTCACCCCAGTGCACCAGCTATATTTGATAAAGTTCCTGCAGATGTGATAAGAAAAAAGGTAAAACAAAAATATCAGCTGCCTGAAACATATGCCATCTATCCTTCCAGTTTTAATCCGCACAAAAACCATCAAAATCTCCTAAAAGCCATTCTTATATTAAGGGAAAAATACAAAACATTCTTACCTCTTGTCCTGACTGGTTATGCAGATAAGAAAAGTGGAATTTATCGGTCTGTATGGCTGTTTATAAAAGAACACTCATTAGAAAATCAAATCCGGGTTTTAGGGTATATAAAGCCGGATGAAATGCCTTCTCTTTACTGGAATTCCAGCTTTTTAGTCTTCCCTTCCTTATATGAAGGTTTTGGCATTCCCCTGGTGGAAGCACTTAAGGCCCAAAGGCCGATCGTTTGTTCAAACAGGGGGAGCATACCGGAAATCGCAGGCGATGCAGCCCTTTATTTTAACCCGGAAAGCCCCGAGGAAATGGCGTTGAAAATGAAAGAAATGTTAAATCCCTTAATAAGAGAAAGGCTTAGGGAAGAAGGCCGCCTTCGATCACAGCAATTTTCCTGGAAAAAGACTGCCGAAGAAACGCTGCACGTTTTTCGAAGTGTGATCAAGAAACGTTGA